tccaagagtaacaagcaccactggcttacaagacgaccacctagtgccactcgatgcaacctcatgatgcaatcacactagaatagctcactcactcaatcggatgaacactatcaagctagagtgagttagagggctcccaagcactgtcaagcatggacacaaagtcccccaaggtgctcagcaccaacaATTGCCGAGACCACcttttatttatagccccacgggctaaaatatccgttaccccttcactgggcaaaacttggggtgaccagacgcactcggtccagcatccggtcaacctcagtcgcttgatctcaacggtcagctACCACgctccaacggtcaagtgatgactggatgcagcacagtgccaagaccgaacgcacctctgccgagtccggtcgtttctagtgaGGTCCTGAGAGAGCCAaatgacgaccggacgcgtcagttcgatcacgaccggacgcaggaggggcagcgtccgatcgagtccagagagctctcaGAGCCGCtcaattgcgaccggacgcatccagtagGTCACGATCGGACATAGCATCGGCGGTcagtccttctcctcttctctgcgCCGCCACGTCAGCGGGACCAAACACACCCaccatgcgtccggtcacaaagtgacccagcgtctggtcgaagaccgacgcctgcgccTTCACCGCTGCCAttgactggacgcaccggtcTAGTggaggccagcatccggtcactcacagtgacctcctttcgcctctgtttcttcaccgagttgatccacatcaactccaacttcttctcctttataaatgtgccaacactaccaagtgtacaccaccatgtgtatgtgtgttagcattttcacaatcattttccaaaggattagccactcaacttgctatgccactcgatcctagcgacaatgcaaagttagatcactcaagtggcactagatgaccgatatgcaaacaagttttcccctcttgatagtacggccatctatcgtaaacccggtcataaacttctctacacacctatgaccgatgaaatgaaatgccctaggttatacctttgcttgcgcattccattccatctcctccattgttgatgcaacacatgcaccaaccaatcaccaaatgatatgatccacttcatatcatcacgtgaccgtattggttcatcgatctgacttcacttgcttttcaccgttgccttcgtccatcagcgccaagtcttgctcaagtttcaccgtcacgcggtccatcgctccaaagcctccaacttgcccttcacgcttgcaaccggtctatcaagccaagtcatgtcttgatcttctctaccttgatcacatgactcaatgtcatgtctcatgtacaatgcgctccttcatcatcacatgtgtgagctttgcaacatctccgagccatttccaccttcatggcatatgttgctcacacacatatacttgtggactaataacctatgtatctcacataaacacaattagtccacctaagttgtcactcaattaccaaaaccacacaaggacctttcatcatCTCACTTGTGTCGTCGGAGTCCAAGAACTCTATTGAGTAGGACCCAACCATGTTGTTGATCTAAGAGCAAGTCACATTTTAGATATCTATGTCTAGGCTTTCTAGATCATCGAGACGTACTTGACATGTCCATGAAGCTTGAGTTGCGAGCGCTAGGGCTTTTAGGTGCAAACTTCATAGCAAGCGCACGCTGGTATGTAGCGGCCACATTCCTTAGGCCCATGGGGAACCTAGTGAGGATGTCATGCGGTAACTCCTTCTCGGCTATGTATGATCTCGATGAAAGGGATCTTACTAGGAAGTCAATGGCCCGGTCAAGGGCATGTTCACGACAGTACTTGATGAAGAGGTCCCGGAGATGAAGATCCATGTGAAGTGCGAGTGCAGGTGCATTAGCAGCCACGACATCCCCCTGTCGATGAGGAGCATGTAGAGGGGGTGCGACTCCTCCCTCCTACATGATTTGCTCGGGATCTTGTAGATGCAgatcaccaagttgatccacaatATAATCCAAGCTGCTGAAGGAGATCATGGTGCCTAAAGAAAGGTGTCACAATTATCGATGCTGGAGATTATTTCCATTTGAAGCACTTGAAAGTAATATGTGCATAAAgttcccctacctagcacgctaaGTGTCTTAGGATTTATTGTCCGTCAAGTAATCAATGTTTGTGTGTAGGAATCAGAGGGATAAAACATGAGACAcaaatttatactagtttgggtttGGAGTACCCTGTGTCTAGTGGAGAATGCTTCTCATATGTCATATGCTCGGGTTTTACAGAGGGCAttgatgagtttgtcaagggtTCCCAGCGGTGCATGTGAAGTCTACAAATGGGTTGCCTCTACCTCCCCTTATATTGTCTAGGGGTAGGGTTTATAGATAGGATGCCGCATGACATAGACCTACAGTTCTAGTTTGTTACAGGGAGATCCTCGGATCCGAGTAGATCAACATGATTTGCTTGGCTTCTAAGCCTATATATCTCATCTTTCAAGTAGTTGATGTACCCTATCCGAATTGGGTTTCTTCCTTGCATGCTCATCCCCACCCCATCCTAGTCGGGCTTATCTTCTGGTGGCGAGGGTATCTGGGGCCCCAATATACCGACAAGTGGTTGTGTTATATAAATTGCCTGTGTAAATATTTACAAGGCAATTGGCTCAAGTTTGCCGTTAGTGTAAATCTATTTACACAAGTGGTTGGCTTATGACTACCGCCAGTTTAAATGGATTTACACCAGCGATGCTGGTAGAACTCTCCATTTTCACTAGCCGCATTGTCGGTTCCAAATGGCCCTATGAATTTAAAAAGTGTCGCTAATAGAAACTCTTTCTATACTAGCGTATCCTCCTATGTCCCCAAATCTCCTCACTTTCACTCTCATGATTCTTTATTGCTGAGCCCTACGCTCAAGCTGAGCTGATCCTAAGATTTTTGAGCTTAAGACCTCCTTAGGACTTGCTGCTCTTGTGTATAAGGCCATCCTTAAAGGCTGTAGGACCTGCTCTATTTCATACACTCCAGATGCTTGCTAATAGTTCTCAAGGCATTTTAGTGACTTTTTTTGATTGGATAGTGACGAAAATCAAGTGTTACAAATTTATGACTCGGTAAGGATCATTAAATAATCTATTGTGCAAAAAACATGGCCTTACGTAATAAAGCATGGTTTAACACGCATTGATCTATGACAAATAGGTTTTCATCACACAAACACTTATATTTCATTGGTATGACGAAATTTCCATGATTTATGACCTAAACAAATAGTCATAGATCCCCAACGTGTTCGTACTAAATCTGCCTATTCCGGAAATCAAGAGAAGTTCATCTTGCATATGAAAATCCGATGAATTCGTTGGAACCTGTCAGATGCATTCATGATTTTATTGTCTGTTGCTGCCTACAGGCATTTTAAAAGTCACTTTCCACACAACAAGTTGCTGCTGTCAATCCGATGAATCCCGATGAATTCCCCAGTTCATTTTTTGTCACCCTCTGGCCATATTTCATATCGCCTGAATTCTTGTATATGTCCAGTTTCTGGTTCAACACCGGATTTCCGATGATTATTAAAGTAGACATCGAAATAACTCTCGGAGCATCCGAAGAAGGAAGGGAAGAGACAGGGCATGGTGAGCAAAACAAGCTCAGCAGAGCATATGGAAGACAGCGACCGCTGTCCCGTCAACTCCTTGCTGATATATAAGCAGTGTTTCGCTCGATCGAGCAGCAGTGATTCCGTCCCTGCTTCGATTCTCTGCCAATTCTCCTGCTGTTCACGTCGTTTAGGGTTTAGCAGAAGAGAGAAAGATGGCAAGGCGAGAAGACGACTCCTACACCAACGGGTCGGTGTTCGAGGCGTCCGTGGAGGAAGGGAGGAAGGACAAGTCGGAAGCGTACGCCATCGACGAGCCGCAGCCTGCTGCTGAGGCAGAGGCTGACGACGATGCGCTCTGCGGCATGTCGGCCTCAGTTTCTTTCATTCAGCAGGTGATGATAATCATCGTgtgtatattatatatatatatatatatatatatatatatatatatatatatatgacaaagCTAAAATATACCTGGATACATTCTGTGTAGCGAGTACACCCGACACGCTGTTGCCGGCATTTCCACCAACAGACGCGTATTACCGGCATCATTTGCCTGCAACCGATACAGACATACACGTACAGTGGTACTAGTACTGTAGCGTGTAGTACGAGGACACAGCACTCTTGTTTGTCTGCTGCTGCTTGGATGGAGCACGAATTTTAGTTTGCTCCATCTGCACGCAACGCGCAGTGCACAGGTACGGTTGTAGTACTGTAGTACAGTTTTTCCGATCCTCCTTCCGATCCAGGCACGTCATTCCGACATGCATTCCGGTAGGCCAGTCGCGACTGCCGTAGACGATTGGTTGCAGCACTGTTTATATATCAGTTGCAACTTATTCCTTTAATCGATTGCAATTTCTGTCGTATACAAATTGTAACCTTGGTGGTAGGCCAGTTGCAACTGCCCTGGACGGCTGGTTGCAGCTCCGTTTGTATACCAGTTCCAACTCAGCCCGTCAGCCGATTGCATCTTCAGTCGTACATAAATTGCAACTCATCCCTTCAACCAATTGCAACTTCCATCGTACACAAATTGCAACCTTAGTGGTAGGCCAGTTGCATTCCGGTTGGGTTGGCCAGTTGCAACTGCCCTGGACGGCTGGTTGCAGTTCCATTTATATACAAGTTCCAACTCAGCCCGTCAGCCGATTGCATCTATCTTCAGTCGTACACGAAATTTCAACTCATCCCTTCAACCGATTGCAATTTCCATCGTACACAAATTGCAACTTGTTCGCACACTCGTTGTGTGCCTGCCTCGCTGCATGGTGGGACGGTGTTGGCGTGGGAGAGAGTAGAGGTGTGTGGCCCGCGCCTGATTAGTGGGTTAATTGGGCCGGTTGCCCAGACAAGGTACGTCGGTTGGCCTGGGTGCATTCTGTACACAGATTGCACCCAGGTGCAATATAGCAAAACAGTATATATATTCTGTTTCCGTATATACCTAGGTAGCTGGCTAGCAGTGTGTCTCGTTGCATGCATTCCCTGACTAGATTTCTCTGCACTTATTTCGCCATCGGCCAGCTCATTGCGGAGTTCTTTGCAACGTTCTTCCTGATCTTCGCCGGCTGCGGGGTTATCACGGTGGACGACATGAACAGCAAGGCCACGTTCCCAGGCATCGCCGTGGTGTGGGGGATGACCGTCATGGCCATGATCTATGCCGTTGGACACGTCTCCGGCGCGCACATCAACCCCGCCGTCACCGTCGGCTTCGCAATCTCTGGCCGGTTCCCCTGGAGGAAGGCATGTCACGCGACGACATTGATTATTAGCCATAGCTGCTGGTACATTTCGATCGGTCGCATGTTGATCATATGCACATGCGCAGCGCAGGTCCCGGCGTACATGCTGGTGCAGACGGTGGCCGCGACGATGGCGAGCCTGGTGCTGCGGCTGATGTTCGGCGAGCAGCACCTGCGCGCCTCGGTGACGGTGCATGCACACGGCGGTTCCAACATCCAGTCGCTCGTGTTGGAGTTCTTCATCACCTTCTACCTCATGTTCGTGGTCATGGCCGTGGCCACCGACGACCGAGCGGTAATACATATAGTATAATAATAACAAAGCCATCCATGCTCGCAACACATATACTTATATACTGATCGCATCGAACTGATGATGATGGACGCCTGCTGTGCAGGTCGGGCAGATGGCTGGGCTTGCGGTGGGCGGAACCATCATACTCAACGCGCTGTTTGCTGGGTGCGTATGTCACTGCTTGCTTACTGCTCTCATCAGTTAACTAGCTAGGTTGTGCAACAAAACACCACCGGCATGCATGCGTTTCGTTAGATTTGAACTTTCTCGTTTCTGATCGCGATGGACAGGCCAGTGTCTGGAGCGTCGATGAACCCGGCGAGAAGCATCGGACCGGCGCTGGTGGGGAACAAGTACAGGTCTCTGTGGGTGTACATCTTCGGGCCGTTCGCCGGGGCGGCGGCCGGAGCGTGGGCGTACAATCTCATCCGCCGCACCGACAAGACGCTTGCCGAGGTCACCAAGAGCGCCAGACAAACTAACTGATGCTCAGCCGAGGAGCTATAACCATCGAGGAGGAGCCGTGTTCATGTTTTGGATCCACACAACGTACACGTATGAGCGCGCGTGTCTATCGTTCGAGTGATATAATACAATAATCTGCAGGTATATGCAGTGAGGTGCAGCCGTGCAGGAAGATGATGGTCTCAATGTCGACGCATTGTTGAGCTATGCATGATTTTTTTTCCGATCAATGCGTTATGCATGATATGATCGACATAAAAACACCATACACCAAATGAACTTGGATAAGAGATCACCTGAGGCGATGATCGCTATGAATGTGAATCTACGTCATGTACTGGTTTATTTTGGTGTATCATTTGTTTCTTTTTATCTTCTTTGTTGGTAAAATAATTACACGTCAAGATTATAGTATGTGTTCACTAGTAGAGAATTGAGCAACGGTTttgggctttagtcccggttgccctTGGGCTCGGAACTAAAGTCGGCTTTAGTCCTGGGTCCAACGGCTAGCTAGCGCCGCAGGCTGACCcagaagggacctttagtcctggttggtggttccaaccaggactaaaagttgGGTCGCTTGGTCATAACCTTGTTCATAAGTGGGTGAGAAGCAGCAACCATCTTCTCATGACGACATGGGTCGCACACAAGATCTTTCTCAAATCTTAACTTGGGCAATCCTTGGATGAAACAAAGTAAACTGAGTCtagcactaccggagaccggctctttgccgagtgccaagtggtttgccgagtgttatttttcgggcactcggcaaagacgcctttgccgagtgttttttttttgacactcggcaaagagcttctttgccgagtttttttttgacactcggcaaagagcttctttgccgagtgttatttttttacactcggcaaagaaaatttcaaagcatattttaaagcagtaaattaattcaaatgaaaaagttttcaactacaaagttatataactcatcaagatgtacaatgtttgttttggtcttttcttcatacgacaaagtgaaaataaatttgttcacaaatctaacatatctctacaagagagatatataagatttgtgaacaatgttagaacgaccatgtcggatgaacagatgaccaaacaaccaaaataaactttgtcgatctcaaaaagttatgaaactttgtaactggcaactttttgatttgaaaacatcttgtcatgcaaaactgcgtttgaatttcaaaattttaaaattcgaacttttcaaacgacctcggatgaaaaaacaaccaaaataaactctgtagatctcaaaaagttatgaaacattgtagttgacaactttttgatttgaaaacatcttgtcatgcaaaactgtgtttgaatttcaaaattttaaaattcaaattttgtaaacgacctcgga
The nucleotide sequence above comes from Miscanthus floridulus cultivar M001 chromosome 18, ASM1932011v1, whole genome shotgun sequence. Encoded proteins:
- the LOC136522894 gene encoding aquaporin NIP1-4-like, which produces MARREDDSYTNGSVFEASVEEGRKDKSEAYAIDEPQPAAEAEADDDALCGMSASVSFIQQLIAEFFATFFLIFAGCGVITVDDMNSKATFPGIAVVWGMTVMAMIYAVGHVSGAHINPAVTVGFAISGRFPWRKVPAYMLVQTVAATMASLVLRLMFGEQHLRASVTVHAHGGSNIQSLVLEFFITFYLMFVVMAVATDDRAVGQMAGLAVGGTIILNALFAGPVSGASMNPARSIGPALVGNKYRSLWVYIFGPFAGAAAGAWAYNLIRRTDKTLAEVTKSARQTN